One window of the Sander lucioperca isolate FBNREF2018 chromosome 5, SLUC_FBN_1.2, whole genome shotgun sequence genome contains the following:
- the sptssb gene encoding serine palmitoyltransferase small subunit B, translated as MNFKNLREYLSWLYYQYLLITGIYVLEPWEKSIFNSILFSAIAMVIYTSYVFVPIHVRLALEFFSKIFGGQPESTMALMN; from the coding sequence ATGAACTTCAAGAACTTAAGGGAGTACCTGTCCTGGCTGTACTACCAGTACCTGCTCATCACTGGCATCTATGTCCTGGAGCCCTGGGAAAAGTCCATCTTCAACTCCATCCTCTTCTCCGCCATCGCCATGGTGATCTACACCTCGTATGTCTTTGTGCCCATCCACGTGCGCCTCGCACTGGAGTTTTTCTCTAAGATCTTTGGCGGCCAGCCTGAGAGCACCATGGCACTCATGAACTAA